Part of the Cercospora beticola chromosome 5, complete sequence genome is shown below.
CACCAGCTTCTCCGCGTGAGCATACGTAGTGCCTTGAGTATGGCCCGGAGGCACAAATGCGAAGCTCGAGGAGTCGATAACTCGCAGAGACTGCACCCCGAACACGCGACCTTTGGAGTCCACAACAGCCTCCGGATCTCCCGCCTTACCCATGCCACCTAAATGAGAGTCAGCACATTTTACCATCAGCTATTCGATCAGAGTGATACTCACATCCACCTCCCGCGTGATGGATTGCACCAATCCTCGATTTCACTGCCTCCAGGATTTGAGCATCGGAAGTGACGTTCGTGCCAGGGAACATCTCGCTTCCCACTCGAATGCTGGGGTCCAACGATTGAAGAGCCTGACGCGCAACTTTGTATCCTTGCACAGCAACCTCTTGATCAATCGGGTCGCGAAGCCAATTCGGATTGATGACGGGAGCATCGAGGTTAGAAGCGGACCGAATCGTCAGATTGCCCCGAGAGGAAGCAGCGATCAGAAGAACGCCGACCGACGCCATGACTTTGTTGGTCGCGTTCACACTGAGCGCAGTTTCACTGCTTGCAATATTGAATTCCACTTCCGGCCAGTCGGATGGCAGTGCCTCAAGCGCTGCACGAGCATTTGGAGACATTTGTGCCCGGACTGCTTCAGGAATTTTATACCAAGCCACGGTTCCGCCACCGCCGGTCGAGAGGGGCCCTGAAGCGTTGTTCAGAAGGAGACTGTTGGCTTCCCAAGTACGCTCTGCACTACTGCTATTGCGAAGAGCTTCGTACTCCGGCGCCTTGATCTCGTAAGAAGGACCACCTATTGAGCAAGAGTCATGGATGTGTTGTCCAACTCCAGGCAAGTCGGAGACGACAGAAATATTGAGGCTCTCGAGAGTCGATCGGGGACCGATGCCCGATACCATGAGGAGCTGAGGTGAGTGCTATAACAATGAAGTAAGCAATTGTCGCATGTATAGGCTTGTCGTCCATGATCTTAGGTCACGACATTACTTACCcatgctccagcagcactgATAACTTCTTTTCTGGCCGAAAGGATGAAAGGATACTGGCCATTGATCGTTACGTTCACGCCGGTGGCCTTGGTATCATTGAAGACGATATTGCGAGCTTGAGCATTGATGTAAGTTGTCAATGATGGTCGGCCAAAAGCTTGCTGGAGCAGAGAGCTCTCAGCTGAGCTGCGCAACCCTGTCTCTGGATCGACGGTATACTGCCACCAAGCGTAGCCATCTAGCCTACCACTGCTGGAACCAGGCTGCCTCTGCAGACCCATGGCCTCGAAGACTGCAGGCGCATAGTTCGAGACTGGTTCCACGTATGCCGGTAAGCTGACCTGGAGGGGCCCTCCTTCGGCGGAATATGCGTCCGCATCGTAGACTCCTGCGGCTGTGTTCTCTGGCCTCCGCTCTGCGTTTGGGGAGAACTGCATCGTTCGTTTGAAAAATGGTAACATGTTCTCCCATCGGTAGGCATCATCGCCTACTTTCTCGGCCCAGGCGTCGTAGCTTCCTTCGCTCCCGCGATGATAGAGCATTTGATTGCGGCCACTGCTGCCACCAAGATTCTTGCCTTGGGTGTAACGAATTACGCGACCATTCTTTCGAGCACAGTCAGCAAGATCACCACTATCATACGAAGGCAGGTTCAGCACTGTACCACCTGTGGCTCTGTGCGCAAACCCCAGTCAATCAATTGCTGAGGCATGTCCGGCGCTTGTCGAATCCATCTGTTGGAGTCTGGCGAAATTTGGTCAGTTCCCATATGGTGGGTTTGCATCGCAAGCGGCTTACAAGCAGGAATCTGGCTCCAATTCCCATTGCCAAATTCATAGAAGCCACCAGCTTCGATCAATGCCACAGTCGCGTTGCTATGTTCTGTAAGTCGGGCCGCGACTACAGAGCCTGCTATCCCAGCGCCAACAATGACATAGTCATATTCGGCGTTCACACCTGGTATCCCAAACGCTGTACCAGTGAGTTGCCCTGGTCGAGAGTATTGCGGGACGACTTGGCTTTGGCATGCAGTAGAGAACAGCACAAGGCTCGTCAAAAGTGAACGTGCCATTTTTGTTGGCGTTGTGCTGTAGAGTGATCGGGAGAGATGAGGTCGAAAGAGACGAGCAGTCGAGACCTCTCTATCTTTGAAaataactacttacttctaACTTCCAACTAGTTCAAAATCATATTTTCCATCGCACTGCATAGCATTGAGTTTAACCACGCAGTCATCGATCAGGTTAAACTaatgccagcagcaacacaaaACGTCAAAATTTGCTCCATCACTGGTCGGAAGTGGCTTCCAGCTCAACCGCTTTGCACAAATGTCGTGGCAATAGAATCTGCTAGAGCGGCTGCGAGGCAGTAATTCTGCATTTCTTTCCGATCGATTTTAGATATGCGAATAGTAGCTTTGGTGTGGTTTGTTGTTTATGCACGTTAGTGGTAGTGGTCTTGCTGCTCTGGGTTAATGCACAACTCTGTCTGTTGACGATGACGCACGATCTACAGTGGCGAGCAGTGAGTTGGGAAGTTTCGCGGAGGGAGATCCGGAGCCGGACTTTGCTGTGCAAGTGCAAGTGCAAGTATTGCGAGGGTTGAATGCTTGTGAGAGTCTTCGGGAACGTCGTCGTATGGCTGTGGTGCGTGAGGgagagatgatgatgatggggaAAGGAGTGAGGATTTGGAGAGATGGACGTGCCTCCTCGTGAAGacgcttcttcgagctcaCAAGGTTACATTAGAGATATGTTCTCGTAAGGACGCGCTTTCAGAAGCAGAGGCTGGAGACAAGATAATAGGACAGGGAGACGAAAGCGTGCCGAACCTTTGGTCTTTTCATGACAGGATTTGGCTAGACTGGGCGGCGTTTATGTCTGTCAAAGGTAAGCGCAATGCGTAGGATGGGAATCTATACATGTTCGGTATTCTCAAAGGTCTGGACCTTATGTGAGCTATCGCATGCGCAGGTGGAGATAATGGCATTGCATAGGTAGTTGGAGAAGTGCGGGATGCTGAGACGACTGAGGTTTGCATCTGCCATGACGCTTGAGCAAGTACTGATTAGTCGTTGTGGAG
Proteins encoded:
- a CDS encoding uncharacterized protein (CAZy:AA3) produces the protein MARSLLTSLVLFSTACQSQVVPQYSRPGQLTGTAFGIPGVNAEYDYVIVGAGIAGSVVAARLTEHSNATVALIEAGGFYEFGNGNWSQIPAYSNRWIRQAPDMPQQLIDWGLRTEPQVNGRVIRYTQGKNLGGSSGRNQMLYHRGSEGSYDAWAEKVGDDAYRWENMLPFFKRTMQFSPNAERRPENTAAGVYDADAYSAEGGPLQVSLPAYVEPVSNYAPAVFEAMGLQRQPGSSSGRLDGYAWWQYTVDPETGLRSSAESSLLQQAFGRPSLTTYINAQARNIVFNDTKATGVNVTINGQYPFILSARKEVISAAGAWHSPQLLMVSGIGPRSTLESLNISVVSDLPGVGQHIHDSCSIGGPSYEIKAPEYEALRNSSSAERTWEANSLLLNNASGPLSTGGGGTVAWYKIPEAVRAQMSPNARAALEALPSDWPEVEFNIASSETALSVNATNKVMASVGVLLIAASSRGNLTIRSASNLDAPVINPNWLRDPIDQEVAVQGYKVARQALQSLDPSIRVGSEMFPGTNVTSDAQILEAVKSRIGAIHHAGGGCGMGKAGDPEAVVDSKGRVFGVQSLRVIDSSSFAFVPPGHTQGTTYAHAEKLVQDMLDEM